One window of the Methylocystis parvus OBBP genome contains the following:
- a CDS encoding alpha-amylase — MKKPAAPVPAPAAPPAPPPGPIGLFGVDMPAAGKLVVSLTPSIGNLSGIKMGTRNVSNEYIVSTVPFFLNPTQPVRIVPQNIAFRTQILGLSYGVTKDFNVVLNAGMVEKSLDTLVFAGARGVMPLARNYPTTASISDFALSGVYRVYQDDVNRVQVSLGFSFPTGTNTATFNNFILPNGTVQNVRGFYGMQIGTGTFDIMPGVVYAGYLGPWSWGASYRGRFPLGPNPQGYLWGDLHELNGWGGYSWTPGFTTTLRASASLQGQIRGWDPEIRGAAVPTNPLFYGGQRIELFGGGTVSGKFVGYDNWSFGVEAGLPIYQNLNGPQIMKNWQANMQIKVKI, encoded by the coding sequence TTGAAAAAACCCGCGGCTCCGGTTCCCGCGCCAGCCGCGCCGCCGGCTCCGCCTCCGGGTCCGATCGGCCTCTTCGGAGTCGACATGCCGGCGGCCGGCAAGCTGGTCGTCTCCCTCACGCCCAGCATCGGCAATCTCTCCGGGATTAAGATGGGAACGCGGAACGTGTCGAACGAATATATCGTCTCGACCGTCCCCTTTTTCCTCAATCCGACGCAGCCCGTTCGCATCGTTCCTCAGAACATCGCCTTCCGAACGCAGATTCTCGGTCTCAGCTACGGCGTGACAAAGGATTTCAACGTCGTTCTCAACGCCGGGATGGTCGAGAAAAGCCTCGACACTCTCGTATTCGCCGGCGCGAGAGGCGTCATGCCGCTGGCGCGAAACTACCCGACGACCGCGAGCATCTCCGATTTCGCCCTGTCCGGCGTCTATCGCGTCTATCAGGACGACGTTAACCGCGTTCAAGTCTCTCTCGGCTTCTCCTTCCCGACAGGAACGAACACGGCCACCTTCAACAACTTCATTCTGCCGAACGGTACGGTGCAGAACGTTCGCGGCTTCTACGGCATGCAGATTGGGACGGGCACGTTCGACATCATGCCGGGCGTCGTCTATGCGGGCTATCTCGGCCCATGGTCCTGGGGCGCGTCCTATCGCGGGCGCTTTCCCCTCGGGCCGAACCCTCAGGGCTATCTCTGGGGCGATCTGCATGAATTGAACGGCTGGGGCGGTTATAGCTGGACGCCGGGATTCACGACGACTTTGCGCGCGAGCGCGTCGCTGCAAGGACAGATCCGCGGCTGGGACCCGGAGATCCGCGGTGCGGCCGTGCCTACGAATCCGCTCTTTTACGGCGGTCAGCGCATCGAGCTTTTCGGCGGCGGAACGGTCAGCGGCAAATTCGTCGGCTACGACAATTGGTCGTTCGGCGTCGAAGCGGGCTTGCCCATTTACCAGAACCTCAACGGACCGCAAATCATGAAAAACTGGCAGGCGAACATGCAGATCAAAGTGAAAATCTAG
- a CDS encoding ANTAR domain-containing response regulator — MKIVIVDESPIRAAILEEGLRESGFTDVERIAARHNLLKRVYAIDPDVILIDLENPSRDELEQMFQVSRAVRRPVAMFVDQSDAASIQASVDAGVSAYIVDGLKKERIKSILDLCVSRFNAFAKLQSELERARSDLEERKTIDRAKGILMKAKKLSEEEAYKLMRGVAMRESKKIVEIAQSIITASELLK; from the coding sequence GTGAAAATTGTCATCGTCGACGAAAGTCCGATCCGCGCCGCAATCCTTGAAGAAGGATTGCGCGAATCTGGCTTCACCGACGTCGAACGCATCGCCGCGCGGCACAATTTGCTGAAGCGCGTCTATGCGATCGATCCGGACGTCATTCTCATCGACCTCGAAAACCCTTCGCGCGACGAACTCGAACAGATGTTTCAGGTGAGTCGCGCCGTCCGCCGGCCGGTCGCCATGTTCGTCGATCAATCCGACGCGGCCTCCATACAGGCCTCGGTCGACGCCGGCGTTTCAGCTTACATCGTGGACGGATTGAAGAAGGAGCGGATCAAATCGATCCTCGATCTTTGCGTGTCGCGCTTCAACGCCTTCGCCAAGCTGCAAAGCGAACTGGAGCGCGCGCGTTCGGACCTCGAGGAGCGCAAGACGATCGATCGCGCGAAAGGCATATTGATGAAGGCCAAGAAACTTTCTGAAGAGGAGGCCTATAAATTGATGCGGGGCGTGGCCATGCGCGAGAGCAAGAAGATTGTGGAAATTGCGCAGTCCATCATTACGGCGTCGGAGCTTTTGAAATGA
- a CDS encoding CmpA/NrtA family ABC transporter substrate-binding protein, with protein MNAARRIKIGFIPLADAASLFVAVDKGFAAQEGLEIELVREVSWSNIRDRLAIGHYDAAHLLAPMAVASTLGLNHVRAPVVAAMNLAMNGNAITLSPDLYAGLAAAAEGDLSDPLVSACALKAVVAAREKRNAEPLTFGMTFPFSTHNYQLRYWMAEGGVDPDRDLRLVVLPPPYMVDNLAKGHVDGFCVGAPWNAVAQAMGVGVILHPGAAIFHPAPEKTLAIRKQFADGEPALVVSLIRACLKASDYIRAHENREEVAALLARPDRVGADIESLRRTLAGRLAGSAEDNANYLIFGDRMSGRPDGDQAAWLYAQMLRWGQADRSAEALRVGREVFDPAFFDAATGSSAGKAAPVAAFSGATFDARDMDAYLDSFSICALP; from the coding sequence ATGAACGCGGCGCGAAGGATCAAGATCGGCTTCATTCCGCTCGCCGACGCGGCCAGCCTTTTCGTCGCCGTCGACAAGGGCTTCGCGGCGCAGGAGGGCCTTGAAATCGAGCTCGTGCGCGAGGTCTCGTGGTCGAACATACGCGACCGGCTCGCCATCGGGCATTACGACGCGGCGCATCTTCTGGCGCCCATGGCCGTCGCCTCGACCTTGGGCTTGAATCATGTGCGCGCGCCGGTAGTCGCCGCGATGAATTTGGCGATGAACGGCAACGCCATCACCCTGTCGCCGGATCTTTACGCCGGTCTTGCCGCAGCGGCCGAGGGCGATCTGAGCGATCCGTTGGTCAGCGCGTGCGCGTTGAAGGCGGTGGTCGCCGCTCGGGAAAAGCGCAATGCGGAACCGCTCACTTTCGGCATGACCTTTCCCTTTTCGACGCATAATTATCAGCTTCGTTACTGGATGGCCGAAGGCGGCGTCGATCCCGACAGAGACCTCCGCCTCGTCGTTCTGCCGCCGCCTTATATGGTCGATAATCTCGCGAAAGGACATGTCGACGGATTTTGCGTCGGCGCGCCGTGGAACGCCGTCGCACAGGCAATGGGCGTTGGCGTGATCCTGCATCCCGGCGCCGCGATTTTTCATCCCGCGCCCGAAAAAACATTGGCGATCCGGAAGCAGTTCGCGGATGGCGAGCCCGCGCTCGTCGTTTCGTTGATCCGCGCCTGCCTCAAAGCGAGCGACTATATCCGCGCGCATGAAAACCGTGAGGAAGTCGCGGCGCTTCTCGCCCGGCCCGACCGGGTCGGCGCCGATATCGAGTCGCTCCGCCGCACTCTGGCCGGGCGTCTCGCCGGCAGCGCGGAAGATAACGCCAACTATCTGATCTTTGGCGACCGCATGTCCGGAAGGCCCGACGGCGATCAGGCGGCATGGCTCTATGCGCAAATGCTCCGATGGGGACAGGCGGACCGTTCGGCGGAAGCGCTGCGCGTTGGGCGGGAGGTATTCGACCCCGCCTTTTTCGACGCCGCAACCGGCTCCTCCGCCGGCAAGGCGGCTCCCGTCGCCGCTTTTTCAGGCGCGACGTTCGACGCGCGGGATATGGACGCTTATCTCGACAGCTTCTCGATTTGCGCGCTGCCGTGA
- a CDS encoding ABC transporter substrate-binding protein, translated as MSNTSGKFNPEAMRPDRRSLLKGAAAAFALGMPRGVFAEGAGPETAKAVLGYIALTDAAPLIIAKEKGLFAKYGVPDVEVVKQASWGALRDNTVLGGANNGIDGAHILTPMPYLISTGKVTQNNAPTPMYVLARLNLDCQGISVSNEYKDLKAGVKADALKAAFAKKKAEGKDVKVAVTFPGGTHDLWMRYWLAAAGIDPDKDVSTIVVPPPQMVANMKVGNMDAFCVGEPWNEQLVNQGIGYTACTTGEVWFRHPEKSLGMRAEWVDKNPRAAKAIVAAVIEAQQWCDKPENKMELAEIVGRRQWFNVPVTDIVGRLKGDINYGNGRAAKGTKFGMKFWRDNASYPFKSHDAWFVTEDMRWNKLDAKTDIRMLVDKVNREDIWRDAAKVAGVSAKEIPGSTSRGKETFFDGKIFDPEKPLDYLKSQSIKRAEV; from the coding sequence ATGTCGAACACGTCCGGCAAATTCAATCCCGAAGCGATGCGTCCAGATCGCCGGAGCCTGCTGAAGGGCGCTGCGGCTGCATTCGCTTTGGGAATGCCTCGAGGCGTCTTCGCCGAAGGCGCGGGACCGGAAACCGCCAAGGCGGTCCTCGGCTATATCGCGCTTACCGATGCCGCGCCGCTCATCATTGCAAAGGAAAAGGGTCTCTTCGCGAAATACGGCGTACCCGACGTCGAGGTCGTCAAACAGGCCTCCTGGGGCGCCTTGCGCGACAATACGGTGCTCGGCGGCGCCAATAACGGCATTGACGGCGCGCACATACTGACGCCGATGCCTTATCTCATTTCAACGGGCAAGGTGACGCAAAACAATGCGCCGACTCCCATGTATGTCCTGGCCCGCCTCAATCTCGATTGCCAGGGCATCTCGGTTTCCAACGAATACAAAGATCTCAAGGCCGGCGTGAAGGCCGACGCCCTCAAGGCCGCTTTCGCGAAGAAGAAGGCGGAGGGCAAGGACGTCAAGGTCGCCGTCACCTTTCCCGGCGGCACGCATGATCTTTGGATGCGTTATTGGCTGGCCGCCGCCGGCATTGATCCCGACAAGGATGTTTCGACCATCGTAGTTCCGCCGCCGCAAATGGTCGCGAATATGAAGGTCGGAAACATGGACGCCTTCTGCGTCGGCGAGCCATGGAATGAACAGCTCGTCAATCAGGGCATTGGCTACACCGCCTGCACGACGGGGGAAGTCTGGTTCAGGCATCCTGAGAAATCCCTGGGCATGCGCGCCGAGTGGGTCGACAAAAATCCCAGGGCGGCGAAGGCCATCGTCGCCGCGGTGATCGAAGCGCAGCAATGGTGCGACAAGCCGGAAAACAAGATGGAGCTCGCCGAGATCGTCGGGCGCCGCCAATGGTTCAACGTGCCGGTGACCGACATTGTCGGCCGACTGAAGGGCGACATCAACTACGGCAACGGCCGCGCCGCCAAGGGGACGAAGTTCGGGATGAAATTCTGGCGCGACAACGCCTCCTATCCGTTCAAGAGCCACGACGCCTGGTTCGTCACGGAGGATATGCGCTGGAACAAGCTTGATGCGAAGACGGACATCAGGATGCTCGTCGACAAGGTCAATCGCGAAGACATTTGGCGCGATGCGGCGAAAGTCGCGGGCGTTTCGGCCAAGGAGATTCCCGGCTCGACGTCGCGCGGCAAGGAGACCTTCTTCGACGGCAAGATTTTCGATCCGGAGAAGCCGCTCGATTATCTCAAAAGCCAATCCATCAAGCGCGCCGAAGTCTGA
- the ntrB gene encoding nitrate ABC transporter permease, with translation MTMPLANNDPSVAFYDEEIEEAYRRRRTPLLIKYKANIQAFFAGAIPPLVTLALMLFAWQLLCASPTSALPSPMRIWSEANELIMHPFYEAGSQDMGLGWRVLTSLKRVGVGFGLASVAGILLGAFIGQSKWATRGLDPIFQVLRTVPPLAWLPISLAAFRDSQPSAIFVIFITSIWPIIINTAVGIRNIPQDYRNVAAVLQLNPIEFFWKIMIPSAAPYIFTGLRIGVGLSWLAIVAAEMLTGGVGVGFFIWDAWNSSRLPDIFVALIYIGLTGFILDRFVAFIGNLATRGAQAN, from the coding sequence ATGACCATGCCGCTCGCCAACAATGATCCTTCGGTCGCCTTTTACGACGAGGAAATCGAAGAGGCCTATCGCCGCCGGCGCACGCCTCTGCTGATCAAATACAAAGCGAATATCCAGGCCTTTTTCGCGGGCGCGATTCCGCCGCTCGTCACGCTCGCTCTCATGCTGTTCGCGTGGCAGTTGCTCTGCGCCAGCCCGACATCGGCGCTCCCTTCGCCGATGCGAATCTGGAGCGAGGCGAATGAGCTGATCATGCATCCCTTCTACGAAGCGGGATCGCAGGATATGGGCCTTGGCTGGCGCGTGCTCACCTCGCTGAAGCGCGTCGGGGTCGGCTTCGGCCTTGCGAGCGTCGCCGGCATTCTGCTCGGCGCCTTTATCGGCCAGTCGAAATGGGCGACGCGCGGACTCGATCCGATTTTCCAGGTGTTGCGCACCGTGCCGCCGCTCGCCTGGCTTCCGATCTCGCTCGCCGCTTTCCGCGACAGCCAGCCCTCCGCGATCTTCGTGATCTTCATCACCTCGATCTGGCCGATCATCATCAACACGGCCGTCGGCATTCGCAACATCCCGCAGGACTACCGAAACGTCGCCGCGGTGCTTCAGTTGAACCCGATCGAGTTCTTCTGGAAGATCATGATCCCCTCCGCCGCGCCGTACATCTTCACCGGCCTGCGCATCGGCGTCGGCCTCTCCTGGCTTGCGATCGTCGCGGCGGAGATGCTCACCGGCGGCGTCGGCGTCGGCTTCTTCATCTGGGACGCCTGGAACTCGTCGCGTCTGCCCGACATCTTCGTCGCGCTGATCTATATCGGCCTTACCGGCTTCATTCTCGACCGCTTCGTCGCATTCATCGGGAATCTCGCGACGCGCGGCGCGCAGGCGAATTGA
- a CDS encoding ABC transporter ATP-binding protein, whose product MSSYLSIENVDKVFSRGAIATKVLDNVCLKVEKGQFVSIIGHSGCGKSTLLNIVAGLTNATSGGVLLEDREVNAPGPDRAVVFQNHSLLPWLSAYDNVRLAVDKVFGKTTTRAKRHEWTMHNLDLVQMTHAKDKRPGEISGGMKQRIGIARALAMQPKLLLLDEPFGALDALTRAHLQDQVMKLQERLGNTVMMITHDVDEAVLLSDRIVMMTNGPKATIGEVLDVPLRRPRDRIALAADPIYLECRQRVLQFLYERHRYVEAA is encoded by the coding sequence ATGAGCAGCTATCTCAGCATCGAAAACGTCGACAAGGTCTTCAGCCGCGGCGCCATCGCGACCAAAGTGCTCGACAATGTCTGTCTCAAGGTCGAGAAGGGGCAGTTCGTCTCGATCATCGGCCATTCCGGTTGTGGCAAGTCCACGCTCCTCAACATCGTCGCCGGCCTTACCAATGCAACGAGCGGCGGCGTTTTGCTCGAGGACAGGGAAGTGAACGCGCCCGGCCCGGACCGCGCGGTCGTCTTCCAGAACCACTCCCTGCTGCCCTGGCTCTCCGCCTATGACAATGTTCGTCTCGCCGTCGACAAGGTCTTCGGCAAGACGACGACGCGCGCCAAACGCCATGAGTGGACGATGCACAATCTGGACCTCGTCCAGATGACGCATGCGAAAGACAAAAGGCCCGGTGAAATCTCCGGCGGCATGAAACAGCGCATCGGCATCGCGCGGGCGCTGGCCATGCAGCCCAAGCTTCTCCTCCTCGACGAGCCCTTCGGCGCGCTCGACGCCCTCACGCGCGCGCATCTTCAGGATCAGGTCATGAAGCTCCAGGAGCGGCTCGGCAACACGGTCATGATGATCACGCATGACGTCGATGAGGCCGTGCTGCTCTCCGATCGGATCGTGATGATGACGAACGGCCCGAAAGCGACGATCGGCGAGGTGCTCGACGTGCCGCTGCGCCGTCCGCGCGATCGCATCGCGCTCGCGGCGGACCCCATATATCTGGAATGCCGTCAGCGCGTGCTGCAATTCCTTTATGAGCGCCATCGTTACGTCGAAGCAGCGTGA
- a CDS encoding NAD(P)/FAD-dependent oxidoreductase produces MEKEKLLIVGAGMAATRLVEELVATAPDRYAIQLIGEEPRFPYNRVLLSSALTGEVALDDIALKPREWWRANGVETITGKRVARIDTDSRRVFLDDGAQASYSKLVLATGSYAMRLPIPGSDLPGVHTFRDMSDVEALSRLGSGGARVLVIGGGLLGLEAAYGLVKRGARVTLAHVMDRLMERQLDHAGAALLQRMIEEKGVEAMLRANASRICGENAVERVEFEDGRSIAVDAVVFAVGVRPNVELARATGLSVNRGVRVDDGLAASHADIFAIGECAEHRGQCYGLVEPAYEHARVLAARLAGRDAAYPGSVVATNLKVSGVRVFSAGDFIAAEGDSEIICKDARLGVYRKLVIADDRLKGAILIGDASGALAYLDLIRSGDSVAAIRDDLMFEAPQLKEAA; encoded by the coding sequence ATGGAGAAAGAAAAACTCCTTATCGTCGGCGCCGGCATGGCGGCGACGCGCCTCGTCGAAGAGCTTGTCGCGACCGCGCCGGACCGTTACGCGATCCAGCTCATCGGCGAAGAACCGCGTTTCCCTTATAATCGCGTGCTGCTTTCCTCGGCGCTGACCGGCGAGGTCGCGCTTGACGACATCGCCCTCAAGCCGCGCGAATGGTGGCGGGCGAATGGCGTGGAGACGATCACGGGAAAACGCGTCGCCCGTATCGACACGGACTCGCGCCGCGTCTTCCTCGACGATGGCGCGCAGGCGTCTTATTCGAAACTCGTGCTGGCGACGGGATCTTACGCCATGCGTCTGCCGATTCCGGGCTCCGATCTTCCCGGCGTCCATACGTTTCGCGACATGAGCGATGTCGAGGCGCTCTCTCGTCTTGGGTCCGGCGGCGCCCGCGTGCTCGTGATCGGCGGCGGATTGCTCGGTCTCGAGGCGGCCTATGGCCTCGTCAAGCGCGGCGCGCGTGTAACGCTCGCCCATGTGATGGATCGACTGATGGAGCGCCAGCTCGATCATGCCGGCGCCGCGCTCCTTCAGCGTATGATCGAGGAAAAAGGCGTTGAGGCGATGCTTCGCGCAAATGCTTCGCGTATTTGCGGCGAAAACGCCGTCGAGCGGGTGGAATTCGAGGATGGCCGCTCAATCGCCGTGGACGCCGTCGTCTTCGCGGTCGGGGTGCGGCCCAATGTCGAACTCGCCAGAGCGACGGGCCTCTCCGTCAATAGAGGCGTCCGCGTGGATGACGGCCTCGCCGCCAGCCACGCGGATATTTTCGCGATCGGCGAATGCGCGGAGCATCGGGGCCAATGTTATGGACTTGTCGAGCCCGCCTATGAGCATGCGCGCGTTCTGGCCGCTCGTCTCGCGGGCCGCGACGCCGCGTATCCCGGAAGCGTCGTTGCGACCAATCTCAAGGTTTCCGGCGTGCGCGTTTTCTCCGCGGGCGACTTCATCGCGGCTGAGGGCGACTCCGAGATCATATGCAAGGATGCGCGCCTCGGCGTTTATCGCAAGCTCGTCATAGCGGATGACCGGCTCAAGGGCGCGATTCTCATCGGCGACGCCAGCGGCGCGCTCGCCTATCTGGACCTCATCCGCTCCGGCGACAGCGTCGCCGCGATACGCGACGACCTCATGTTCGAGGCTCCGCAATTGAAAGAGGCGGCCTGA
- a CDS encoding NirA family protein encodes MSADFTLDQKRYLEGFAAGLSARGAATAPVQTVGGPDQAHFDAQKRVVAAGGKLTDQEKWKQEEHPFDAYPRLVAQAKENAPPKPADNFRWRYYGLFYVAPAQSAYMLRLRIPNGVLTHWQFAGLADLAERMGGGYLHVTTRANIQIREIEPGNAANIVEAVQDLGLWSKGSGADNIRNITGTPTAGVDPQELIDTRPYARAMHHHILNDRSLYGLPRKFNVAFDGAGRIGALEDTNDIGFQAVEAQEGRGVAAGVYFRLTLGGITGHKDFARDTGVLVRPEEAVDVADKILRVFIENGDRTSRAKARLKYVLDAWGFEKFLAAVEEKLGRPLLRAPDGAVAMRPRQDRQAHIGAHRQKQAGLNWIGVALPLGRLTPAQTRGLAEIAHSLGDGGLRLTVWQNILVTGVEDDDVARAAEAIAALGLSIEASPIRAGLVACTGSFGCRFAAADTKRDAAMIADHCETASPIDVPINIHLTGCHHSCAQHYIGDIGLVGARVPVNDEGDTVAGYHILAGGGFGEDAAIAREIFQNVKAEDAPERVASILRAYRRARSDDAEPFVAFARRHDAETIRRLSDAEISR; translated from the coding sequence ATGTCGGCTGATTTCACGCTCGACCAGAAGCGCTATCTTGAAGGCTTCGCCGCCGGCCTCTCGGCGCGGGGCGCCGCGACGGCTCCGGTTCAGACAGTCGGGGGGCCGGACCAGGCGCATTTCGACGCGCAAAAACGCGTCGTCGCAGCCGGGGGCAAGCTGACCGATCAGGAAAAATGGAAACAGGAGGAGCATCCGTTCGACGCCTATCCGCGTCTCGTCGCGCAGGCGAAAGAGAATGCGCCGCCGAAGCCGGCGGACAATTTTCGCTGGCGCTATTACGGGCTCTTTTATGTCGCTCCCGCGCAATCGGCTTACATGTTGCGCCTGCGCATTCCCAATGGCGTTCTGACTCACTGGCAGTTTGCGGGCCTCGCCGATCTCGCGGAGCGGATGGGCGGCGGCTATCTGCATGTGACGACACGGGCCAATATTCAGATTCGCGAAATCGAGCCCGGAAACGCGGCGAATATTGTGGAAGCGGTTCAGGACCTCGGGCTTTGGAGCAAGGGCTCGGGCGCCGACAATATCCGCAACATTACGGGCACGCCGACGGCAGGCGTCGACCCTCAGGAATTGATCGACACGCGCCCCTATGCGCGCGCGATGCACCATCATATTTTGAACGACCGGTCGCTCTACGGCCTGCCGCGCAAATTCAACGTCGCTTTCGACGGCGCCGGCCGCATCGGCGCCTTGGAGGACACCAACGATATCGGCTTCCAGGCGGTGGAGGCTCAGGAAGGGCGGGGCGTCGCGGCCGGCGTCTACTTCCGTCTGACGCTCGGCGGCATTACCGGGCACAAGGACTTTGCGCGCGACACGGGCGTTTTGGTGCGCCCGGAGGAGGCGGTCGATGTCGCGGATAAGATTCTGCGCGTCTTCATCGAGAACGGGGATCGCACCAGCCGCGCGAAAGCCCGGCTGAAATATGTGCTCGACGCCTGGGGATTCGAAAAATTTCTGGCGGCTGTGGAGGAGAAGCTTGGCCGTCCTCTCTTGCGCGCGCCCGACGGCGCCGTTGCGATGCGGCCGCGTCAGGATCGGCAGGCGCATATCGGCGCGCATCGGCAAAAGCAGGCCGGGCTCAACTGGATCGGCGTCGCTCTCCCGCTGGGACGACTGACGCCCGCGCAAACCCGGGGGCTTGCCGAGATCGCGCATTCGCTCGGCGATGGCGGCTTGCGTCTCACCGTCTGGCAGAACATCCTCGTCACCGGCGTCGAGGATGATGACGTTGCGCGCGCGGCCGAAGCGATCGCGGCGCTCGGACTTTCGATCGAAGCGTCCCCCATCCGCGCCGGGCTCGTCGCCTGCACGGGAAGCTTTGGTTGCCGGTTCGCCGCAGCGGATACGAAGCGCGACGCGGCGATGATCGCCGATCACTGCGAGACGGCTTCGCCGATAGATGTGCCGATCAACATTCATCTTACGGGATGCCATCACTCCTGCGCGCAGCATTATATTGGCGACATCGGCCTGGTCGGCGCGCGCGTCCCGGTCAATGACGAAGGCGACACGGTCGCGGGCTATCATATCCTCGCCGGCGGCGGCTTCGGGGAAGACGCCGCCATTGCGCGCGAGATTTTCCAGAATGTGAAAGCCGAGGACGCGCCGGAACGCGTCGCGAGCATTCTGCGCGCCTATCGCCGCGCAAGATCCGACGACGCGGAGCCATTCGTCGCCTTCGCGCGACGGCACGACGCCGAGACGATCCGGCGCCTTTCCGATGCGGAGATTTCCAGATGA
- a CDS encoding sulfite reductase subunit alpha → MNHIAPPENLIPESAPFSPEQRAWLNGFFAAFVAPDNALVTPLSPQANAAVMGADDDGEAPWHDQTIALDQRMALAAGRPLRRRMMAAMAQQDCGQCGFDCEKYADALAAGKEARLNLCAPGGKETARMLKQLAAELDAPSAADAPKTSAPARPQSAQNPSRDNPVPVVFLSRRRLNKEGSAKETWHIEFDLSGSGLDYKAGDSFGIFAKNDLGLVDQIIAMLGASHLTPVRGKALRDVLQCDVSLSPAPDALFELISFTTGGAQREKARLLAQGQDPDGDAATLDALAALQKFPNARPHPEAFVEALEPLQPRLYSISSSPKASSGRLSLTVDAVRYVVGKRKRLGVASTFLAERVAPGDALSSYVQPAHGFGLPENLSTPIIMVGPGTGVAPFRAFLQERAATAAKGKNWLFFGHQRAACDFFYAEEFETMKTTGLLTRLSLAWSRDGEEKFYVQDRMRQSGRELWAWLAEGAHFYVCGDAQRMAKDVERALVDVVAEYGARSVDEAIAFVAALKKSGRYQQDVY, encoded by the coding sequence ATGAATCACATTGCTCCGCCAGAGAACCTCATTCCCGAAAGCGCGCCATTCTCCCCGGAGCAGCGGGCATGGTTGAACGGCTTCTTCGCGGCCTTTGTCGCGCCCGACAATGCGCTCGTGACGCCGCTCTCGCCGCAGGCCAACGCCGCCGTTATGGGGGCGGACGATGACGGCGAAGCGCCCTGGCATGATCAGACCATCGCTCTCGACCAAAGGATGGCGCTCGCAGCAGGACGTCCGCTGCGCCGGCGCATGATGGCGGCCATGGCGCAGCAGGATTGCGGACAGTGTGGATTTGACTGCGAGAAATACGCCGATGCGCTCGCAGCGGGTAAAGAAGCAAGACTCAATCTTTGCGCGCCCGGCGGCAAGGAGACGGCCCGCATGCTGAAGCAGCTTGCGGCCGAGTTGGACGCGCCTTCCGCAGCGGACGCGCCAAAAACGAGCGCGCCGGCGAGGCCGCAGTCCGCTCAGAATCCGTCTCGCGACAATCCGGTGCCGGTCGTTTTTCTCTCGCGTCGCCGCCTCAACAAGGAGGGTTCGGCCAAAGAGACCTGGCATATCGAATTCGATCTTTCCGGGAGCGGTCTCGATTACAAAGCGGGCGACAGTTTCGGGATTTTTGCGAAGAACGATCTCGGCCTCGTCGACCAGATCATCGCGATGCTCGGCGCTTCGCATCTGACGCCTGTGCGCGGCAAGGCGCTGCGCGACGTTCTGCAATGCGACGTATCGCTCTCGCCGGCGCCCGACGCGCTTTTCGAACTCATCTCCTTCACGACCGGCGGGGCGCAGCGCGAAAAGGCGCGGCTTCTCGCGCAGGGCCAGGACCCCGACGGCGACGCCGCGACGCTCGACGCCCTCGCGGCGCTTCAGAAATTTCCGAATGCGCGCCCGCATCCGGAAGCTTTCGTAGAAGCGCTCGAGCCTTTGCAGCCGCGGCTATATTCCATCTCCTCCTCTCCCAAGGCGTCGTCCGGGCGGCTTTCTCTCACTGTCGACGCCGTGCGTTACGTCGTCGGCAAGCGCAAGCGTCTCGGGGTCGCTTCCACCTTCCTCGCCGAGCGCGTCGCGCCGGGCGACGCATTGTCGAGCTATGTGCAACCGGCGCATGGCTTCGGCCTGCCGGAAAATCTATCGACGCCGATCATCATGGTGGGTCCCGGCACGGGCGTCGCGCCTTTCCGCGCCTTTCTGCAGGAACGCGCGGCGACCGCGGCCAAAGGGAAGAACTGGTTGTTCTTCGGCCATCAGCGCGCGGCCTGCGATTTCTTTTACGCCGAGGAATTCGAGACGATGAAGACGACGGGGCTCCTCACGCGCCTGTCGCTGGCCTGGTCGCGCGACGGCGAGGAGAAGTTCTATGTGCAGGACCGCATGCGCCAGTCGGGTCGGGAATTATGGGCCTGGCTCGCCGAGGGCGCGCATTTCTATGTTTGCGGCGACGCGCAGCGCATGGCCAAGGATGTGGAGCGCGCGCTGGTCGACGTGGTGGCGGAATATGGTGCGCGGTCCGTCGACGAAGCCATCGCTTTTGTCGCGGCGCTTAAGAAATCCGGCCGCTACCAGCAGGACGTTTATTGA